aaatcaacCTGCTTTACTGTATGTTGACTGGCTTACACTGGGGTCAATCTAATCCaattttttcccctcctgttGCCCAGACGCCCCAGAAGAGTGAGGAAGACGAGGCTCTGAAGGCCCAAAGGGAGGCCAACCCAGAGAGGACGGCCAGCGGCAGGGTGCAGCGAGCGTCTGCGCAGGTGGCAAACTTCCACCTGGCTGAGATCGCCAACAACGAGCTGCCCAAAGACTGGCCCAAGAGGAAGTTTCAGTCAGACCTGGTGCCAGATGACAAAAAGGCAAGAGAAGACTCAGTTTGTCTTAGATGTGTGTACAAAGCTGGTTCACAAACCAGTAAGAGTGTGAAGAACTGAAACAACTTCCAGTTCCCCCTCATGTCAGAGTAGACTGAAGATATCAGTGTGCCTTCATTGGCTCTCATTGACCTCCTCTTGTTCATGTCTCCCTCCCCAGTTGAAATACGCCCGACCAGGCCTGCCCGCCTTCAGCCAAGAGGTGCTGAGAAAGTGGAAGAACGAGGTGAAGCTGCAGAGGAAAGTCCAGTGTCCCAACCAGGTGGGAAACAGCTCTGCATTCTGCAAATctgtattcatttgtttctaGTCTGTCAATGTAGGGGGCAAGGTTGTATGTATATCATGTTCTAATAAGTGGGActgaattttgtttgtgtgctctatttatttatcaatttgTTAGTTTATTGAATTATTTGTCAATTATTTTACGCTTTAATGTCACTTTCTATTCTAAGTCAGGTTTATCCCCCTCATAGCTGATTTATTTTAGCCTCACATGTGATTTTTAAATCACAGAATCGAGTTTAAtctgtttgtaaaagtgtttctctgtGACGTGCGGATTATGTGTCTTCTTCAGGGTTGTGGCAGCACCTACACCAGCGTGTCTGGACTGAAGGCTCATCTGGGACTCTGCACAAGGGTACGTCggctttgttttcttcatccctgaaataaaagtaaacatatgtacattttaaaatgtgtattaattaAATCTGTGATTCCTGCATTTCCAATTAAGCTGTGaagtttattttgtatgtttatttttacGAGCTACACATGCTCACAACACTGAATACGGAGTTTTAGAGACTCTGTATATGTTAAATTAATCCTACGTTGTTCAGAATGATCACTACAGTCATATTCTCTACTTTCATGACCACAACTCCGATGCAGCAAATTATTTCTCAATGGTTCAGGCTTGATGAtctcttgttttccttttggcGTCATTTCAGGGGGACTTTGAAGCTGGAAAATACAGATGTCTAATCTGCAATAAAGAGTTTAACTCTGAAAGTGGAGTGAAATACCACATCAACTCCGTCCATTCACAGGTGAAGTATCTGATTAACAGAAaccctctgtctgtttgtgttcctGCATGCAGACAATATTTAacgctctcctcctccctcgaCCCCTCTCttgtcttccctctctccccctctccctacAGGACTGGTTTGTAACAAACAAAAAGGCCTCCAAGAAGTTTGAGAAGTTCCTCAAAAGCCAGCCCAAGGAGTTCGTCCATAACGTGGACAAGCAGGTCGTGGATCATTACCACCACAACCACCTccagcatcatcagcagcatcaccaccaccagcaccaccaccaccaccatcaccaccatcagcagcaccatcagCTTCAGCACCAACCCCTGCAGCACCCTCTGCAACCACTGCACCACCTCCAGCACCAACCCCAGTTCCTCCACACAGAGCACCAGAACCTCCCCCCACAGATGGACACGCAGCTCCAGCAGCCGATGCTCCACTACACCCCCTTAGAGCCTCCCCCCGGGCCGATGTGGGTGGATTTGGACCGGAGAGGAGCCGTGCCGGGAGCGGAGCAGGCCCCGATCGAGATGGAGATGGCGGACGTCGACAAGCCAGGAGAGGACAACAGCGGGAtggtggaggagaaaaggagggagaagggggagagaggaggggagagggggaaggCAGACGTGAAGCGGAAGGATTGCTTTGCTTTCGGAGGTGGTGGCGGTAGCGGCAGTggtggcggcagcagcagcagcagcagtagcagcagtaataCCGGCAGCTCGTCCAGCGAATcagaggtggagcagcaggacaggcagagacagatcGACCAGTGGAACCTGAAACGACCGGGCATCATGGAGCCCCACCCTGAGGCCGGGAAGCGGCAGAGGAACACTTAAAAAGACCCTAAATCCTAGAAATTCTGCTTTCTTTAGCACTCGTCATGCACCAGAGCTGATTTTAACAGAGGTAGAAGAAGATGCGATCGAGTGTCCGTCCCTACTTTATTTGTTGTCACAACGTTGTCTTCGCTCTCCACGAGACAAACGGGTGAGAAGGCAGCTGATGACAGAGCTCCAGTTTTCAGCTTCTATAACATTTCTTGGAAGCTGAGAAGAAGGATGATGGACTCTGAACACTTCTGGTGCAGAGGCCGGCGGTTGTAATTGTATAGCCTCGGGAAATGTAGTATAccgtttatctgtgtgtttatctgtaaCACATTCTTTTCACCAACTTAAAATGTGtcttattcttttaaaaagtttgataAACCCTCTTGTCCGTCATGTTTACCTTAAAGGGGGGAAGTTACTTTAAACCTTAGGGGAGGATGCTACAGTACAGTATTTTGTTAGACTTGACTAgtcgctctctctctgaaaaGATTTTGTGCCTCTTAAGTATGATCTGTATAACTTCATACTGCTCATCTTCACTTTTACTCACAACTGATTGGCCTTCTTTAGGCTAGTTACTGTTGGAAGTGTCACTTTTCTGGTAGAGTTCAATAGAAAAAGGGTCACTTCTCCCCGGCTCACCCTGTGTCCTTCCTCTACCACATTTCTATCAGCGGGGTTTTGACTAAATTCCACTTTTTGACCGTACACTGGCAGTGAATGCATC
Above is a genomic segment from Pempheris klunzingeri isolate RE-2024b chromosome 18, fPemKlu1.hap1, whole genome shotgun sequence containing:
- the znf512 gene encoding zinc finger protein 512; protein product: MTGRDRGPEQGWAAGRDRGQDQAWDAGREAGRDRASSGPEQVWGTGRSQDQSWSNTSRDRGHVWRPDLNMKKVQRVEMERSPSVNNFPQPPESRDSCSDAASVGEASTAQPSEDQKPPVVSTKKEPPNYPPGSQEERWQLQIVAKGRVTCPKCKSVSRKTVEGLKKHMENCRLQPFTCQHCGKQLKSSTGMKYHVMADHSHLPSADDGKNLDDRVIKDKLRKILKRLGKLKCSKEGCSAAFTSIMGYVYHMKKCGKEESELEKMLLNCSHCGKTYKSKAGLEYHLKSEHAPTPQKSEEDEALKAQREANPERTASGRVQRASAQVANFHLAEIANNELPKDWPKRKFQSDLVPDDKKLKYARPGLPAFSQEVLRKWKNEVKLQRKVQCPNQGCGSTYTSVSGLKAHLGLCTRGDFEAGKYRCLICNKEFNSESGVKYHINSVHSQDWFVTNKKASKKFEKFLKSQPKEFVHNVDKQVVDHYHHNHLQHHQQHHHHQHHHHHHHHHQQHHQLQHQPLQHPLQPLHHLQHQPQFLHTEHQNLPPQMDTQLQQPMLHYTPLEPPPGPMWVDLDRRGAVPGAEQAPIEMEMADVDKPGEDNSGMVEEKRREKGERGGERGKADVKRKDCFAFGGGGGSGSGGGSSSSSSSSSNTGSSSSESEVEQQDRQRQIDQWNLKRPGIMEPHPEAGKRQRNT